In Elaeis guineensis isolate ETL-2024a chromosome 1, EG11, whole genome shotgun sequence, a genomic segment contains:
- the LOC140853357 gene encoding uncharacterized protein, whose amino-acid sequence MELSAARVLVRSATPGNGTESSPSSFAAAAGNPWITPKKVASKPPFKPNTENLAPNVGGSRFNSLALEEDPSVADVMPMQVLQSEAADSTRGNASTSKEKCKRFPTQSSPTTRSSPSVSPPQTKVIVREMGTNVDPLSKASNALILYSKGFGKNRSGGRWCPTPLDWKGHHCLLPPHSDSQESVHASLRPGSVDHSTLVTQVLQELSSSSPTSNSNTQAERVEADPRCVNKGQPSSSALQ is encoded by the exons ATGGAACTATCG GCGGCTCGAGTTCTTGTCAGATCTGCTACTCCTGGTAATGGTACCGAATCTTCTCCGTCTTCCTTTGCTGCTGCTGCAGGTAATCCCTGGATTACTCCTAAGAAAGTTGCATCTAAACCTCCCTTCAAGCCCAATACGGAGAACTTGGCTCCTAACGTTGGGGGTTCAAGATTCAATTCCTTGGCTTTGGAAGAGGATCCTTCAGTAGCTGATGTAATGCCTATGCAAGTCCTTCAGTCTGAAGCTGCTGATTCCACTCGTGGGAATGCCTCTACCTCTAAGGAGAAATGCAAGCGATTCCCAACTCAGTCTTCTCCCACTACAAGATCTTCACCCTCAGTATCCCCTCCCCAAACAAAGGTAATAGTTCGAGAAATGGGGACGAATGTTGATCCTCTCTCTAAAGCTTCCAATGCCCTTATTTTATACTCTAAAGGGTTTGGAAAAAATAGGTCTGGCGGCCGGTGGTGTCCAACCCCTCTCGACTGGAAGGGTCATCACTGTCTACTGCCCCCTCACTCTGACTCTCAGGAGTCAGTCCATGCTTCACTACGACCAGGCTCTGTGGATCATTCTACTCTGGTTACCCAAGTCTTGCAGGAGTTGTCATCTTCATCTCCTACTTCAAATTCTAACACTCAAGCAGAGCGTGTGGAGGCTGATCCTCGGTGTGTTAACAAAGGCCAACCATCTTCATCTGCTCTTCAATGA
- the LOC105060198 gene encoding bHLH transcription factor RHL1 isoform X2 — protein MQQSSREMQGMASPLNGISSSAGAAAAAAAAAAQISLQDLHDGHRQQQIQNAGMQVPASHFGHSAGGHDDFLDQMLCNLPSSWPDLGNPKSPWDLTSSSNPNGLAGKSPEDSAAAEGLQYVPYDESVLLASQLRQHQISGGSSPAGKQPMLLQLNQHHQQQQQMLLQGMGRSPVVAGGGDSGLLPLPLSLGSGGSADSRLLVDRSRDEVDPSFKSPNPTGGEGLYNGFGGSLQRAAEAATQQHFHHPQGASMPARNFGGSPAAGVGRSAAAVSPGGGTAPPRQRVRARRGQATDPHSIAERLRRERIAERMKALQELVPNANKSDKASMLDEIIDYVKFLQLQVKVLSMSRLGGAAAVAPLVADMSSEGQSGRGGSNGAAGNDSLTVTEHQVAKLMEEDMGSAMQYLQGKGLCLMPISLASAISATCHPRPAAGGVGAAGNGGAAHHLNPGLIPVPPPPNHGNAAAGTAGGGGDAPSSPSMSVLTVQSAIANGADNDVSRPFVKDAASVSKP, from the exons ATGCAGCAGAGCAGCAGAGAAATGCAAGGGATGGCCTCTCCGTTGAATGGGATATCGTCGTCCGCCGGCGCCgccgcggcggcggcggcggcggccgcCCAGATCTCTCTCCAGGATCTCCACGACGGCCACCGACAGCAGCAGATCCAGAACGCTGGCATGCAGGTTCCGGCTTCGCACTTCGGCCACTCCGCCGGTGGCCACGACGACTTCCTCGACCAGATGCTCTGCAACCTTCCCTCCTCCTGGCCGGACCTCGGCAACCCCAAGTCTCCCTGGGACCTGACCTCCTCTTCCAACCCGAATGGCCTCGCCGGGAAGTCGCCCGAGGATTCCGCCGCCGCGGAGGGGCTCCAATACGTTCCATACGACGAGTCCGTGCTGCTCGCTTCTCAGCTCCGGCAGCACCAGATCAGCGGCGGAAGCTCGCCGGCGGGGAAGCAGCCGATGCTGCTCCAGCTCAACCAGCACCACCAACAGCAGCAGCAGATGCTACTCCAGGGCATGGGGAGATCTCCGGTGGTCGCCGGCGGTGGGGATTCCGGGCTTCTTCCGCTGCCACTGAGCCTAGGGAGCGGTGGCTCGGCCGATTCCCGCCTTCTCGTGGACAGATCTCGCGACGAAGTCGACCCTTCATTCAAATCCCCCAATCCCACC GGTGGGGAAGGGCTCTACAACGGATTCGGTGGATCGCTTCAGCGAGCCGCTGAAGCAGCCACCCAACAGCATTTCCACCATCCCCAG GGCGCTTCGATGCCGGCTCGGAACTTCGGAGGATCACCGGCTGCCGGGGTGGGACGGAGTGCAGCGGCGGTGTCCCCCGGTGGCGGTACGGCTCCACCGAGGCAGCGGGTGCGGGCGAGAAGGGGCCAGGCGACGGATCCCCACAGCATCGCCGAACGA CTTCGCAGGGAGAGAATCGCGGAGAGGATGAAAGCTCTCCAGGAGTTGGTGCCAAACGCCAATAAG TCGGACAAGGCCTCGATGCTGGATGAGATCATCGACTACGTGAAATTCCTCCAGCTTCAAGTCAAG GTGCTGAGCATGAGTAGGTTAGGCGGAGCAGCGGCGGTCGCCCCACTCGTGGCTGATATGTCCTCAGAG GGGCAGAGCGGGAGGGGCGGGAGTAACGGCGCGGCGGGTAACGACAGCCTAACGGTGACGGAGCACCAGGTGGCGAAGCTAATGGAGGAGGACATGGGGTCGGCGATGCAGTACCTTCAGGGCAAGGGCCTCTGCCTCATGCCCATCTCCCTCGCCTCGGCCATCTCCGCCACCTGCCACCCCCGCCCGGCGGCCGGAGGCGTCGGCGCCGCGGGAAACGGTGGGGCCGCCCACCACCTGAACCCCGGACTCATCCCGGTCCCACCACCTCCCAACCACGGCAACGCAGCCGCCGGCACCGCCGGAGGAGGCGGCGACGCCCCCTCTTCGCCGAGCATGTCTGTGCTGACGGTGCAGTCCGCCATAGCTAACGGCGCCGACAACGACGTCTCCCGGCCCTTCGTCAAGGACGCCGCCTCCGTCTCCAAACCCTAA
- the LOC105060198 gene encoding bHLH transcription factor RHL1 isoform X1 — MQQSSREMQGMASPLNGISSSAGAAAAAAAAAAQISLQDLHDGHRQQQIQNAGMQVPASHFGHSAGGHDDFLDQMLCNLPSSWPDLGNPKSPWDLTSSSNPNGLAGKSPEDSAAAEGLQYVPYDESVLLASQLRQHQISGGSSPAGKQPMLLQLNQHHQQQQQMLLQGMGRSPVVAGGGDSGLLPLPLSLGSGGSADSRLLVDRSRDEVDPSFKSPNPTGASMPARNFGGSPAAGVGRSAAAVSPGGGTAPPRQRVRARRGQATDPHSIAERLRRERIAERMKALQELVPNANKSDKASMLDEIIDYVKFLQLQVKVLSMSRLGGAAAVAPLVADMSSEGQSGRGGSNGAAGNDSLTVTEHQVAKLMEEDMGSAMQYLQGKGLCLMPISLASAISATCHPRPAAGGVGAAGNGGAAHHLNPGLIPVPPPPNHGNAAAGTAGGGGDAPSSPSMSVLTVQSAIANGADNDVSRPFVKDAASVSKP; from the exons ATGCAGCAGAGCAGCAGAGAAATGCAAGGGATGGCCTCTCCGTTGAATGGGATATCGTCGTCCGCCGGCGCCgccgcggcggcggcggcggcggccgcCCAGATCTCTCTCCAGGATCTCCACGACGGCCACCGACAGCAGCAGATCCAGAACGCTGGCATGCAGGTTCCGGCTTCGCACTTCGGCCACTCCGCCGGTGGCCACGACGACTTCCTCGACCAGATGCTCTGCAACCTTCCCTCCTCCTGGCCGGACCTCGGCAACCCCAAGTCTCCCTGGGACCTGACCTCCTCTTCCAACCCGAATGGCCTCGCCGGGAAGTCGCCCGAGGATTCCGCCGCCGCGGAGGGGCTCCAATACGTTCCATACGACGAGTCCGTGCTGCTCGCTTCTCAGCTCCGGCAGCACCAGATCAGCGGCGGAAGCTCGCCGGCGGGGAAGCAGCCGATGCTGCTCCAGCTCAACCAGCACCACCAACAGCAGCAGCAGATGCTACTCCAGGGCATGGGGAGATCTCCGGTGGTCGCCGGCGGTGGGGATTCCGGGCTTCTTCCGCTGCCACTGAGCCTAGGGAGCGGTGGCTCGGCCGATTCCCGCCTTCTCGTGGACAGATCTCGCGACGAAGTCGACCCTTCATTCAAATCCCCCAATCCCACC GGCGCTTCGATGCCGGCTCGGAACTTCGGAGGATCACCGGCTGCCGGGGTGGGACGGAGTGCAGCGGCGGTGTCCCCCGGTGGCGGTACGGCTCCACCGAGGCAGCGGGTGCGGGCGAGAAGGGGCCAGGCGACGGATCCCCACAGCATCGCCGAACGA CTTCGCAGGGAGAGAATCGCGGAGAGGATGAAAGCTCTCCAGGAGTTGGTGCCAAACGCCAATAAG TCGGACAAGGCCTCGATGCTGGATGAGATCATCGACTACGTGAAATTCCTCCAGCTTCAAGTCAAG GTGCTGAGCATGAGTAGGTTAGGCGGAGCAGCGGCGGTCGCCCCACTCGTGGCTGATATGTCCTCAGAG GGGCAGAGCGGGAGGGGCGGGAGTAACGGCGCGGCGGGTAACGACAGCCTAACGGTGACGGAGCACCAGGTGGCGAAGCTAATGGAGGAGGACATGGGGTCGGCGATGCAGTACCTTCAGGGCAAGGGCCTCTGCCTCATGCCCATCTCCCTCGCCTCGGCCATCTCCGCCACCTGCCACCCCCGCCCGGCGGCCGGAGGCGTCGGCGCCGCGGGAAACGGTGGGGCCGCCCACCACCTGAACCCCGGACTCATCCCGGTCCCACCACCTCCCAACCACGGCAACGCAGCCGCCGGCACCGCCGGAGGAGGCGGCGACGCCCCCTCTTCGCCGAGCATGTCTGTGCTGACGGTGCAGTCCGCCATAGCTAACGGCGCCGACAACGACGTCTCCCGGCCCTTCGTCAAGGACGCCGCCTCCGTCTCCAAACCCTAA